From a single Granulicella aggregans genomic region:
- a CDS encoding TIGR01777 family oxidoreductase — MKIVIPGGTGQVGHILARHFHRQGHAVTVLSRIPHAAPWRVVAWDGLTLGPWINELDGCEVCINLAGRSVNCRYTPANRRAIFESRVRSTQVLNQAIAALANPPAVWLNASTATIYRHALDRPMDEVTGEFGGDEPGAPDTWNFSIQVAKAWEQEFFSTTIPGTRKIALRSAMTLSPDRGGVFDVFLGLVRHGLGGTTLPGNQYVSWIHEADFIRAVEFLIEREYIAGAVNLASPHPLPNRNFMRILRQEWGTSIGLPVAGWMLEIGTLFLRTESELILKSRQVIPGRLLDAGFEFLYPDWPDASRELVMRWRARSSM; from the coding sequence ATGAAGATCGTCATTCCCGGGGGCACTGGGCAAGTTGGCCACATTCTCGCCCGCCACTTTCACCGGCAAGGTCATGCCGTAACCGTTCTCAGCCGTATCCCTCACGCCGCACCCTGGCGTGTCGTTGCCTGGGATGGTCTTACGCTCGGTCCATGGATAAACGAACTGGACGGATGCGAGGTCTGTATCAATCTCGCTGGCAGAAGCGTCAACTGCCGATACACTCCAGCAAACCGCCGAGCCATCTTCGAATCGCGTGTCCGGTCAACGCAGGTACTCAACCAGGCTATCGCTGCTCTGGCGAACCCTCCTGCCGTTTGGCTCAACGCCAGCACCGCCACGATCTACCGTCACGCACTGGACCGCCCGATGGACGAGGTCACAGGTGAGTTCGGCGGCGACGAGCCGGGCGCACCCGACACTTGGAACTTTTCGATTCAGGTGGCGAAGGCGTGGGAACAAGAGTTCTTCTCCACCACCATTCCTGGGACGAGGAAGATCGCGCTACGTAGCGCCATGACTCTGAGTCCCGACCGCGGCGGGGTCTTCGATGTCTTCCTTGGCCTGGTTCGCCACGGACTCGGAGGCACAACACTTCCGGGCAATCAATATGTGTCCTGGATCCATGAGGCAGACTTCATCCGTGCGGTCGAATTCCTCATTGAGCGAGAGTACATCGCTGGGGCCGTCAACCTTGCCTCTCCCCATCCGCTGCCGAACCGCAACTTCATGCGTATCCTTCGCCAGGAATGGGGCACGTCCATAGGCCTGCCGGTCGCTGGGTGGATGCTCGAAATCGGGACCTTATTTCTGCGCACAGAATCCGAGCTGATTCTCAAGAGCCGCCAAGTTATTCCCGGCCGTCTTCTCGACGCTGGCTTCGAGTTCCTCTATCCCGATTGGCCTGACGCTTCACGCGAATTGGTCATGCGATGGCGCGCTCGTTCTTCAATGTAG
- a CDS encoding serine O-acetyltransferase — MFKDFKEDWATYSGNIGHRGLWAMATYRFGQWRYTIKSGLIRKPFSMLYKVLKVFSEMVTGVELPCEAVVGKRLVIEHAFDIVVSGDAVLGDDVILRNGVTIGLRHRLIRGSPVIGNRCDIGAGAKLLGPIKIGDDVAIGANAVVITDVPSNSIAVGVPAKIRPRKPETAPTTMPLNELTPQ; from the coding sequence ATGTTCAAGGACTTCAAGGAAGACTGGGCCACCTACAGCGGCAACATCGGTCACCGTGGCCTGTGGGCGATGGCGACCTATCGCTTTGGGCAGTGGCGCTACACGATCAAGTCAGGATTGATCCGCAAGCCGTTCTCGATGCTCTATAAAGTCCTCAAGGTCTTCAGCGAGATGGTCACCGGCGTCGAGCTTCCCTGCGAAGCGGTGGTTGGCAAGCGCCTCGTCATCGAGCACGCCTTCGACATCGTCGTGAGCGGCGACGCCGTGCTGGGCGATGATGTCATCTTGCGCAATGGAGTCACGATCGGCCTGCGCCATCGACTCATTCGCGGATCGCCGGTGATTGGCAATCGCTGCGATATTGGCGCTGGCGCCAAGTTGCTGGGGCCAATCAAGATCGGTGATGACGTCGCCATTGGAGCAAACGCGGTAGTTATTACAGATGTCCCCTCGAACTCAATCGCTGTCGGCGTCCCGGCAAAGATTCGCCCACGCAAGCCGGAGACCGCACCCACAACGATGCCGTTGAACGAACTCACGCCGCAGTAA
- a CDS encoding glycosyltransferase, with product MSDTTANPSLPRIGVVVIGRNEGERLRACLDSVLAMNYPGDLLDVIYVDSSSTDSSVALAESMGVRTIVLEGPTTAARGRNAGWAATDAPFILFLDGDTLLHPEFVATALPRLADESIAGVYGDRREMRTVDSIYNAIFDMDWNAASSSGSSWSIFFGGDALVRRSALESVGGYNESLIAGEEPDLCRRMRGLGNRILHIDVPMTLHDLAMYTIKQYWRRSVRTGYAYAEISSMYASTNDPLWRAESKSNWTRGIFWTCGPAFAVLLSLLMWSLLPILLFLLVALALFTRTARKVRSRTESAKLLAAYSVHSHLQQIPIFFGQLRYRRQRQRGGNAAIIEYKSIP from the coding sequence ATGAGCGACACGACTGCAAACCCATCGCTTCCACGCATAGGCGTCGTCGTCATCGGACGCAACGAAGGTGAGCGCCTCCGCGCCTGCCTCGACTCTGTCCTTGCAATGAACTACCCAGGTGACCTGCTGGACGTGATCTATGTCGACTCCTCCTCGACTGACAGCTCGGTGGCACTGGCAGAGAGCATGGGAGTGCGGACGATTGTGCTCGAAGGGCCCACGACAGCGGCGCGCGGTCGCAACGCAGGCTGGGCCGCCACGGATGCTCCCTTCATTCTCTTCCTCGACGGAGACACGCTGCTCCATCCAGAGTTTGTGGCCACTGCTCTACCCCGGCTTGCGGATGAAAGCATCGCTGGCGTCTACGGAGATCGCCGCGAGATGCGCACCGTCGATTCGATCTACAACGCAATCTTCGATATGGATTGGAACGCAGCGTCGAGCTCTGGCAGCAGTTGGTCGATCTTCTTCGGAGGAGATGCTCTGGTCCGCCGGTCAGCGCTCGAAAGCGTTGGCGGCTATAATGAATCCCTGATCGCGGGTGAGGAGCCGGACCTTTGCAGGCGCATGCGGGGACTGGGCAATCGTATCCTGCACATCGATGTCCCCATGACACTGCATGATCTCGCCATGTACACGATCAAGCAGTACTGGCGGCGGTCAGTTCGCACCGGCTATGCGTATGCCGAGATCTCTTCGATGTACGCCAGCACGAACGATCCGCTCTGGCGTGCCGAGAGCAAGAGCAACTGGACGCGCGGAATCTTCTGGACCTGCGGGCCCGCGTTCGCGGTTCTGCTCTCGCTGCTGATGTGGTCGCTGCTACCCATCCTTCTGTTTCTGCTGGTTGCGCTAGCCCTGTTCACACGCACCGCGAGGAAGGTGCGAAGCAGAACTGAATCCGCGAAACTGCTCGCCGCATACAGCGTCCATTCACACCTGCAGCAGATTCCCATCTTCTTCGGCCAGCTTCGGTATCGCCGGCAACGCCAGCGCGGCGGCAACGCGGCTATCATCGAGTACAAATCCATCCCATAA
- a CDS encoding glycosyltransferase family 4 protein: MSSSAHPLRITFLLPMSASKPAGGFKVVYEYANFLAARGHQVQVIHPNLLRIDEPFSSLGPRTKLTVWLRYFKEKWTNGYRPDHWFTVSPRVGMAWTKDLSPANTPDADIVVATAWETAEWAVTYPASKGRRFYMIQHLETWSGPEERVFDTWKAPMEKIVIAGWLQRIATEMGLTTHLIPNGMDFSRFKQTVPSEDRDPHQLLMLYHIVEWKGSADGLAAFEIARQTIPELRLTLFGIDPEPPNLPTGVEYHHQPPQDKLNGFYNRAAVFISPSWTEGWGLPPAEALMCGGAIAVTRGGADEAFAIDNETALVSPIKDPAALAANIIRLVRDKELRLRLARRGHDLIQQFTWERSGAALEALMLDAVAPKAEPANAEIETAV, from the coding sequence ATGAGTTCCAGCGCGCATCCCCTTCGCATCACGTTCCTTCTTCCCATGTCCGCGTCCAAGCCGGCGGGGGGATTCAAGGTCGTCTATGAGTATGCGAACTTCCTCGCCGCACGGGGACATCAAGTCCAGGTGATTCATCCGAACCTGCTGCGGATCGATGAACCATTCTCATCTCTCGGGCCAAGGACAAAGCTGACCGTCTGGCTACGCTACTTCAAGGAAAAATGGACGAACGGCTACCGTCCCGACCACTGGTTCACCGTATCTCCCCGGGTGGGCATGGCATGGACGAAAGATCTATCGCCAGCGAACACTCCGGACGCCGATATCGTCGTCGCCACGGCATGGGAGACTGCGGAATGGGCGGTCACCTATCCCGCCAGCAAGGGCCGTCGCTTCTACATGATTCAGCATCTCGAGACGTGGTCCGGGCCTGAAGAGCGTGTCTTCGACACATGGAAAGCCCCGATGGAAAAGATTGTCATCGCCGGCTGGCTGCAACGCATTGCCACGGAGATGGGACTGACGACTCATCTGATCCCGAACGGCATGGACTTCTCGCGCTTCAAGCAGACGGTGCCGTCTGAGGATCGCGATCCACACCAGTTGCTGATGCTCTATCACATCGTGGAATGGAAGGGTTCGGCTGACGGACTCGCGGCCTTTGAGATCGCGCGACAGACGATTCCAGAGCTGCGCCTGACGCTCTTCGGCATCGATCCTGAGCCACCCAATCTGCCCACCGGTGTCGAGTATCACCACCAGCCGCCACAAGATAAGTTGAATGGCTTCTACAACCGTGCCGCAGTCTTCATCAGCCCCAGCTGGACCGAAGGCTGGGGGCTTCCACCAGCCGAAGCCCTGATGTGCGGCGGTGCCATCGCCGTGACGCGCGGCGGCGCCGACGAGGCATTTGCAATCGATAACGAGACCGCGCTGGTAAGTCCGATCAAAGATCCGGCAGCGCTAGCAGCCAACATCATCCGGCTCGTTCGCGATAAGGAGCTACGCCTGCGACTAGCTCGGCGAGGACATGATCTCATCCAGCAGTTCACCTGGGAGCGCTCCGGTGCGGCGCTGGAGGCTTTGATGCTTGACGCCGTCGCGCCGAAGGCCGAACCTGCGAACGCAGAGATCGAGACAGCCGTATGA
- a CDS encoding acyltransferase has product MFKNLVRKIAFRTGRLTSLYLKLCGPDGVEYADFLRARKVFHAQGEHCSILMSTQFSDPKYVELGNNVQFATCTILGHDGSNAMLNRAYNVALEGVGAVRIKDNVFIGHNAIVMPGITIGPNAIVAAGAVVTKDVPPGTVVGGVPARVIGSIEELLARRIEESAHLPWADLIAKRGVRGFDPAMEPELVARRVAYFFKEGSEA; this is encoded by the coding sequence CTAGTCAGAAAGATCGCCTTCAGGACCGGGAGACTCACCTCTCTCTACCTGAAGCTGTGCGGGCCAGACGGCGTTGAATACGCCGATTTCCTGCGCGCGCGAAAGGTCTTCCACGCTCAGGGCGAGCACTGCAGCATCCTGATGTCGACTCAGTTTTCGGACCCAAAGTATGTAGAACTGGGAAATAACGTCCAATTCGCGACATGCACCATACTCGGCCATGATGGCTCGAACGCGATGCTGAACCGTGCGTACAACGTCGCGCTTGAAGGGGTGGGGGCGGTGCGCATCAAGGACAACGTCTTCATCGGGCATAACGCGATCGTCATGCCCGGCATCACGATCGGCCCCAACGCGATCGTCGCCGCAGGTGCGGTCGTTACGAAAGACGTTCCTCCGGGAACGGTCGTTGGCGGAGTTCCGGCACGCGTAATTGGCAGCATCGAAGAGCTCTTGGCGCGGCGAATCGAGGAGTCGGCACATCTTCCCTGGGCCGACCTGATCGCAAAGCGCGGCGTTCGCGGATTCGATCCCGCGATGGAACCTGAACTCGTCGCCCGTCGCGTCGCCTACTTCTTCAAGGAGGGCTCCGAGGCCTAG